One Babylonia areolata isolate BAREFJ2019XMU chromosome 20, ASM4173473v1, whole genome shotgun sequence DNA segment encodes these proteins:
- the LOC143295327 gene encoding dolichyl pyrophosphate Man9GlcNAc2 alpha-1,3-glucosyltransferase-like — MPGCADLLPGTMQFCAKLSLMVLCAVAVRWTIAKHGYSGCNKPPMFGDFEAQRHWMEITVNLPTSQWYKNSTDNDLLYWGLDYPPLTAYHSFLCGLVAKWINPEWVALNDSRGLQNDQHKLFMRYSVVVADLLIYVPACVLCFLIRRPFSDNDKLKGIGVLLLQPGLALIDHGHFQYNGISLGLTLLAACALARRQDLVGAVLFCLALNYKQMELYHAMPFFCYLLGSCFKLSLPRGNLKLMMLAMVVVISFALCWLPFLNDVDTARSVLLRLFPFGRGLYEDKVANVWCSLSVVIKLKQLFTLDRIVLLCLVSTLVMLLPSSVHLLWKPSIQRFRLALVNASLVFFLFSFQVHEKSILIAVIPACLLVVDHPLVVTWFISISTFSMLPLLVKDGLLVPSVAASILCYEFIRVTLRPLLEQTWLIKALYTLSMCGAVVLAVMSQALAPPQKLPDLYTLLITTYSCGHFVAFLAYFHFLQFTA, encoded by the exons ATGCCGGGCTGTGCAGATCTGCTACCAGGAACTATGCAGTTCTGCGCTAAGCTGAGTTTGATGGTGTTGTGCGCTGTCGCAGTTAGATGGACGATTGCAAAACATGGATATTCAG GATGCAATAAACCACCAATGTTTGGTGACTTTGAAGCACAGAGGCACTGGATGGAGATTACAGTCAATTTACCTACTAGTCAATG gtATAAAAACAGCACAGATAATGATTTGTTGTACTGGGGTCTGGACTACCCACCTTTAACTGCATACCACAGCTTCCTTTGTGGCTTGGT AGCAAAATGGATCAATCCTGAATGGGTGGCACTAAATGACTCGAGAGGATTGCAGAATGATCAACATAAACTCTTCATGAGGTATTCAG TGGTGGTGGCTGATCTGCTGATCTACGTGCCAGcctgtgttctgtgttttttgATTCGTCGCCCTTTTTCTGACAATGATAAG CTGAAAGGCATTGGGGTCCTTCTTCTGCAGCCTGGCCTCGCCCTCATCGACCATGGACACTTCCA ATATAACGGCATCAGCCTGGGCCTGACACTGCTGGCAGCGTGTGCGTTGGCCCGGCGACAGGACCTGGTCGGCGCCGTGCTGTTCTGCCTGGCCCTCAACTACAAGCAGATGGAGCTGTACCACGCCATGCCCTTCTTCTGCTACCTGCTGGGGTCCTGCTTCAAGCTCAGTTTACCTCGggg AAACCTGAAGCTGATGATGCTGGCTATGGTTGTGGTGATATCCTTTGCCTTGTGCTGGCTCCCGTTTCTGAATGATGTTGACACGGCTCGCAGCGTCCTCCTCCGTCTTTTCCCCTTTGGCAGAGGGCTGTATGAG GACAAAGTGGCCAACGTTTGGTGCAGTTTGTCCGTGGTGATAAAACTCAAACAGCTCTTCACTTTGGACAGGATTGTTCTCCTTTG cttaGTTTCCACCCTGGTGATGCTGCTGCCGTCGTCTGTGCACTTGCTGTGGAAGCCCAGCATCCAGAGGTTCAGGCTGGCTCTG GTGAATGCATCCctggtgtttttcttgttctcattTCAAGTTCATGAAAAGTCAATACTGATTGCTGTCAT tcCAGCGTGTCTTTTGGTGGTGGATCATCCGCTGGTCGTCACATGGTTCATCTCCATCTCTACATTCAg CATGTTGCCTCTGCTGGTGAAGGATGGGCTGCTTGTTCCCTCAGTGGCAGCCAGCATCCTGTGTTATGAGTTCATCAGGGTCACGCTCCGCCCTCTCCTGGAACAGACGTGGCTCATCAAGGCATTG TATACCTTGTCCATGTGCGGAGCTGTGGTGCTGGCGGTGATGAGCCAAGCGCTGGCCCCCCCTCAGAAACTTCCCGACCTGTACACGCTGCTGATCACCACCTACTCCTGTGGACACTTTGTGGCCTTCCTCGCCTACTTCCATTTCTTGCAGTTCACTGcgtga